The following coding sequences lie in one Treponema sp. OMZ 790 genomic window:
- a CDS encoding NACHT domain-containing NTPase produces the protein METFYRKALEDLNTRHDGSTIFEEFCHIIVRIILPDYHFSAPAGGKGTSDGGRDGFDANKNARMACSIQKEYSSKIKDELKKTLNEKELFFFSNQAISELDKVKYEKTSNIKLHIFSLEDLVTKIKAITSQDDERKVDYLLRLSIECFDFVKDKLRLHEKTIQTTNNEIYTSKLMIENTDTILITKDPVGEYLISQFKTIGFSNLPHFFLKGQCGIGKTFLMKQAHNTLLNCAEKDLNFKALPLFFDLKDFPDENFKIPNKKNIFLIFLDGLDEISEENKITLSHKIHVALNEYQNIRFIIAGRDGAFNIEISNAVKNNQSLILTPYNDRFDEKLAYLMKKYNDSPVRDLLTIPLYRNYFIEHNDQKFNSSVEFYKSFVFNQLETDKEKFDEAEKIPKRMNRKSKINIEHLAKKLQKLCYQLFCKSKLILSKQNIMEYFTEDEYLYLIQSSLLHYTDDNTITFISAFYFEYFTACFFELKSYSDIKKIFFINGGKDINVRHLNIFMLFLNILDRKSKVYKKICIDLEKLSPCYILLTDFELLPSIERYKYYISILNYYDENKKHIYYTRFYQSADLLANIPSLSSKMMMLLPESYYEKACALHIEKIQNFLKKPHQNTLMNFANAIILLGVYDQKIWNASQQNKIKDITIPLFQFFLNNPLAKKLSGLLSVDSILYLYSAYDWTKNWNLEHWNDFFKTVSTDFNSLESPITGEKEFSFKLKMYNEFQENPNINVLLYPVITYLLKMEAMDTPIASPVPTELDDTYNTPMLSNNYDLFYLKHNLENTKLTPKIIIDIFSFMAENKIETYTTTNLEYSDVIKILYQNFKEVANILEEYDFDITYKILLYLLDTRFHAFDINNIHTINDTLKKRYIKRLCKDIVGRKINYVFLMPKLFSILLDINDQKQAITLFETLNCPDFIGIYKDVVYSIMYDKIQTHILTSYIQNIYETSDVFEQERFIRKEKEEKQKQLTLNIEKMTAQEEEVMLNKGKLLSEIDSVFEFLDTNNAFHPNETERSRLLYLCLEYIHDEIELDNKNTYKTPPVFSSFVINFLFDVSHNDKKIDREALKKYIYRWFEADKYYWRFMFYLYIKNNKHEEANNFIRNHKLLYEKIEKSMKQEITEFMEICSISDFTNRELEHPLLTPFIYYLQSIYNNTCPNWFDTKNILVFCFISCWYFSLSPGMRITTDFTCGKFSSIYDWLSNVFRCTNNDMLEYCLENLDIIQSDHISAQCIDFILKNIDNDRFKNKIESLLLSKTKHEILDYKKKNSSSTVNTVLSIFWKKCKNNQYVKAILEMQLLDIEQINEKNNHCQAEIENYIIKYASCEQKQILIKEVKKKLSNENIVIFLAKLGYKKAIYIEIDKYLKGKTIDQDIWSDFVLPFGFMKKNTILLNAFISLFTYSIAESNDRRQCLFRISCRNIRLHLTKWNFFVFKIRTDNLIKKLQEENKHYQFIENFQKEMMQYLFSNK, from the coding sequence ATGGAAACATTTTATAGAAAGGCATTAGAAGATTTAAACACAAGACATGATGGATCAACTATTTTTGAGGAATTTTGTCATATTATCGTAAGAATAATCTTACCCGATTATCATTTCTCAGCACCTGCTGGCGGAAAAGGAACGAGCGATGGAGGCCGGGACGGATTTGATGCCAATAAGAACGCGAGAATGGCATGTTCTATTCAAAAAGAATATAGCAGCAAAATTAAAGATGAATTAAAGAAAACTTTAAATGAAAAAGAGCTGTTTTTCTTTTCAAATCAAGCAATCAGTGAACTTGACAAGGTAAAATATGAGAAAACAAGCAATATAAAATTACATATTTTTTCATTAGAGGATTTGGTTACAAAAATTAAAGCTATTACTTCTCAAGATGATGAGAGAAAAGTTGATTATTTATTAAGACTTTCCATTGAGTGTTTCGACTTTGTAAAAGATAAACTCCGTTTACATGAAAAAACTATACAAACTACTAACAATGAAATTTATACTTCAAAACTCATGATAGAAAACACAGATACTATTCTAATAACGAAAGACCCTGTCGGAGAATATTTAATTTCACAGTTTAAAACTATAGGATTCTCAAATTTACCTCATTTTTTTCTAAAAGGGCAATGCGGAATCGGGAAAACTTTTTTAATGAAGCAAGCCCATAATACATTATTAAACTGTGCAGAAAAGGATTTAAATTTTAAAGCATTACCTCTTTTTTTCGATCTTAAAGACTTTCCTGATGAAAATTTTAAAATTCCAAATAAAAAAAATATTTTTCTAATTTTTCTAGACGGATTAGATGAAATATCGGAAGAAAATAAAATAACTCTCAGTCATAAAATACATGTTGCTCTCAACGAATATCAGAATATACGCTTTATCATTGCCGGTAGAGATGGGGCCTTCAATATCGAGATTTCAAATGCTGTAAAAAATAATCAGAGTTTAATATTAACCCCATATAATGACCGTTTCGATGAAAAGTTAGCATACTTAATGAAAAAGTATAACGATTCACCTGTACGAGATTTATTAACTATCCCGTTGTATAGAAATTATTTTATAGAACACAACGATCAAAAATTTAATTCTTCGGTTGAATTCTACAAATCATTTGTTTTTAACCAATTGGAAACCGATAAAGAAAAATTTGATGAAGCTGAAAAAATCCCAAAACGGATGAACAGAAAATCAAAAATAAATATTGAGCATCTAGCAAAAAAATTACAAAAATTATGTTACCAATTATTTTGTAAATCAAAATTAATTCTATCAAAACAAAATATAATGGAATATTTTACTGAAGATGAATATCTCTATCTTATTCAATCATCTCTACTTCATTATACTGATGATAATACAATAACATTCATTTCTGCATTTTATTTTGAATATTTTACGGCATGTTTTTTTGAACTAAAATCATATTCAGATATTAAAAAGATATTTTTTATTAATGGCGGAAAAGATATCAATGTGCGACATTTGAATATATTTATGCTGTTTTTAAATATTCTTGATAGAAAATCAAAAGTATATAAAAAAATTTGCATTGATTTAGAGAAGCTCAGTCCGTGTTATATCTTGCTCACAGATTTTGAACTTTTGCCGTCTATAGAACGGTATAAATATTATATTTCGATACTTAATTACTATGATGAAAATAAAAAACACATATATTATACACGATTTTATCAAAGTGCCGATTTACTCGCAAACATACCATCTTTGTCAAGCAAGATGATGATGCTTTTACCTGAAAGTTACTATGAAAAAGCTTGCGCATTGCATATTGAAAAAATTCAAAATTTCTTGAAAAAACCTCATCAAAATACCTTGATGAATTTTGCAAATGCAATTATTCTACTTGGAGTTTATGATCAAAAAATATGGAATGCTTCGCAGCAAAATAAAATAAAAGATATTACCATACCATTATTTCAATTCTTTTTAAATAATCCTCTCGCTAAAAAATTATCAGGGCTGTTATCAGTAGATAGTATTTTATATTTGTATTCAGCTTATGACTGGACAAAAAACTGGAATTTGGAACATTGGAATGATTTTTTTAAGACTGTCAGTACCGACTTCAATAGTTTAGAATCTCCGATAACCGGCGAAAAAGAATTTTCATTTAAGTTGAAAATGTATAATGAATTTCAAGAAAATCCAAATATAAATGTATTATTATATCCTGTTATAACCTATCTATTAAAAATGGAAGCCATGGATACACCTATTGCATCTCCCGTGCCTACTGAACTAGATGATACTTATAACACTCCGATGCTGTCAAACAATTATGATTTATTTTATTTAAAACATAATTTAGAAAATACAAAATTAACTCCCAAAATAATCATAGACATATTTTCTTTTATGGCTGAAAATAAAATAGAAACTTATACAACAACTAATCTTGAATATAGTGATGTCATAAAAATTTTATATCAGAATTTTAAGGAAGTTGCTAATATTCTAGAAGAATATGATTTTGATATAACATACAAAATACTTCTATATCTTTTAGACACAAGATTTCATGCCTTTGATATAAACAACATACATACTATTAACGATACCTTAAAAAAAAGGTATATCAAACGCTTATGTAAAGATATAGTAGGAAGAAAAATAAATTATGTATTCTTAATGCCAAAACTTTTTAGCATACTGTTGGATATAAATGATCAAAAGCAAGCTATAACTTTATTTGAAACATTAAATTGTCCAGACTTTATAGGCATTTACAAAGATGTAGTGTATTCCATAATGTACGATAAAATTCAAACTCATATATTAACATCATATATACAGAATATATATGAAACATCTGATGTGTTTGAACAAGAACGGTTTATTAGAAAGGAAAAAGAAGAAAAACAAAAACAACTTACCTTAAATATAGAAAAAATGACAGCTCAAGAAGAAGAGGTCATGCTCAATAAGGGTAAATTACTGTCAGAAATAGATAGCGTATTTGAATTTCTGGATACGAACAATGCTTTCCATCCTAATGAAACAGAAAGAAGCAGACTTTTATATTTATGTCTTGAGTATATACATGATGAAATTGAACTTGATAATAAAAATACTTACAAAACACCTCCGGTCTTTTCATCATTTGTAATAAATTTTTTATTCGATGTATCGCATAATGATAAAAAGATAGATAGAGAAGCTTTAAAAAAATATATATACAGATGGTTTGAAGCAGATAAATACTATTGGCGTTTTATGTTTTATCTTTATATAAAAAACAACAAACATGAAGAGGCTAATAACTTTATCCGTAATCATAAGCTCTTATACGAAAAAATAGAGAAGAGCATGAAACAAGAAATAACTGAATTTATGGAAATATGCAGTATTTCTGATTTTACTAACAGAGAACTAGAACATCCGCTACTTACTCCTTTTATTTATTACTTGCAAAGCATTTATAATAATACATGCCCTAATTGGTTTGATACAAAAAATATTCTTGTTTTTTGTTTTATTTCATGCTGGTATTTTTCACTCTCTCCCGGAATGAGGATTACTACAGATTTTACTTGCGGAAAATTCTCGAGTATATATGATTGGCTTTCGAATGTATTTAGATGTACTAATAATGATATGTTAGAATACTGTTTAGAAAATTTAGATATAATACAAAGTGATCATATATCAGCCCAATGCATTGATTTTATATTAAAAAATATAGATAACGATAGATTTAAGAATAAAATAGAAAGTCTGTTGTTATCAAAAACCAAACATGAAATTCTTGATTACAAAAAAAAGAACTCTAGTTCTACTGTGAATACAGTATTATCAATCTTTTGGAAAAAATGTAAAAATAATCAATATGTAAAAGCAATTCTTGAAATGCAGCTACTGGATATTGAGCAAATAAATGAAAAAAATAATCATTGTCAAGCAGAAATAGAAAACTATATTATCAAATATGCTTCATGCGAACAAAAGCAAATTCTTATTAAGGAAGTGAAAAAGAAACTTTCCAATGAGAATATCGTCATTTTTTTAGCAAAATTAGGATATAAAAAAGCTATATACATTGAAATTGATAAATATCTTAAAGGCAAAACAATTGATCAAGATATATGGTCTGATTTTGTTTTACCTTTTGGATTTATGAAGAAAAATACTATATTACTCAATGCTTTTATATCACTATTTACTTATTCTATTGCTGAAAGCAATGATAGAAGGCAATGTTTGTTCCGTATTTCATGTAGAAATATTCGACTTCACCTGACAAAATGGAATTTTTTTGTATTTAAAATAAGGACAGATAACCTAATAAAAAAATTACAAGAGGAGAATAAACACTATCAATTTATAGAAAATTTTCAAAAAGAGATGATGCAATATCTCTTTTCAAATAAATAA
- a CDS encoding MptD family putative ECF transporter S component, whose product METKTNHWKISYFVLIGLMAAIYAAVIYGVGILTAVTIPVMHVFAPGMTGLLMGPIVLFVVKTVRRFGVLTLLAGLGVALFTLTGMGSINCLIFVVIAGLIADVIIAKTGFKTLSVGIGHGLTQATYFTGGVFPFLFFLERELAKWQEMGMSREEILEYVKYFTGTFAVIGIVSAIVFGIAGVYIGKLILKRHFKDME is encoded by the coding sequence ATGGAAACAAAAACCAATCACTGGAAAATCAGTTATTTTGTTTTAATCGGTTTAATGGCGGCGATTTATGCAGCCGTTATTTATGGAGTCGGAATATTGACAGCCGTTACTATCCCCGTTATGCATGTATTTGCGCCCGGTATGACGGGACTTTTGATGGGGCCTATTGTTCTTTTTGTTGTAAAGACTGTTCGGAGATTCGGCGTATTGACGCTGCTTGCCGGTTTGGGCGTTGCGCTTTTTACGCTGACCGGAATGGGAAGTATTAACTGTTTAATTTTTGTTGTCATTGCAGGTTTGATAGCCGATGTGATTATCGCAAAAACAGGATTCAAAACGCTTTCGGTCGGTATCGGTCACGGACTTACACAGGCTACATATTTTACCGGAGGCGTGTTCCCTTTCCTTTTCTTTTTGGAACGGGAATTGGCCAAGTGGCAGGAAATGGGTATGAGCCGAGAAGAGATACTTGAATATGTGAAATATTTTACCGGAACCTTCGCCGTTATCGGCATAGTATCCGCTATCGTTTTCGGTATTGCAGGCGTATATATCGGAAAGCTCATCTTAAAAAGGCATTTTAAGGATATGGAGTAG
- a CDS encoding ABC transporter ATP-binding protein, with amino-acid sequence MINLNDVSYQYNGAAVQAIQHISLSVKKGELVVITGKSGCGKTTVFRCVNGLCPRFYEGEITGSLTLNGKVLSSMRICDISNIAASVFQNPENQFFTTDVLSDLVYPCENYGIEKEEIQERLNRVTKLLSLEPLLNRKLSELSGGEKQKIAIASVLMLDTRVVLMDEPSSNLDYRSVELLTQILAQLKSKGYTILIIEHRLHYLAELCDRLIVMENGSIVREYEKDSLRTIGNDELHKQGLRCLHLFQNNSNTLPALRRQHKDEALVVLHDIHFGYRKNTEVLKGIHLSIYPGDKIALIGKNGCGKTTLGKILCGLKKEQNGTFLLDGRAFPARVRSKTAGYVMQNVDFQLFGCSVYDDLLLGNEALPDKENLIQTVLEKLSLSALQEQHPTTLSMGQKQRLVVAASFLQKKRLTIFDEPTSGLDYGSMQNVCALIDSITGKTNASVIITHDYEFILNTCNRAVLLEDGRIAEDFQLNGSMQLEYIFKERL; translated from the coding sequence ATGATCAACTTGAATGATGTAAGCTATCAGTATAACGGTGCGGCGGTGCAGGCAATTCAACATATATCTTTGTCCGTAAAAAAAGGAGAATTGGTTGTTATTACCGGAAAAAGCGGCTGCGGAAAAACAACGGTATTCCGCTGTGTGAATGGGCTGTGTCCCCGTTTTTATGAAGGGGAAATAACCGGAAGTCTTACATTAAACGGCAAAGTTCTTTCATCGATGCGTATATGCGATATATCAAACATTGCAGCGTCCGTCTTTCAAAATCCCGAAAACCAGTTTTTTACAACCGATGTACTTTCAGACCTTGTATATCCGTGCGAAAATTACGGTATAGAAAAAGAGGAAATACAAGAGCGGCTGAACCGTGTTACAAAACTGTTATCGCTGGAACCGCTTTTAAACAGAAAGCTTTCGGAACTCTCAGGAGGTGAAAAACAAAAGATTGCAATCGCTTCGGTTTTAATGTTGGACACGCGCGTTGTACTGATGGACGAGCCGTCTTCCAATCTTGACTATCGATCCGTTGAATTGCTTACACAAATACTTGCACAGCTAAAATCAAAAGGTTATACGATACTCATCATTGAGCACCGGCTGCATTATTTGGCAGAACTCTGCGACCGGCTCATCGTAATGGAGAACGGGTCTATAGTACGGGAATATGAAAAAGATTCGTTACGCACTATCGGTAATGATGAGCTCCACAAACAAGGTCTTCGCTGTTTGCATTTATTTCAAAACAACAGCAATACGCTTCCCGCTCTGCGGCGGCAGCATAAAGACGAAGCCTTGGTTGTACTGCACGATATTCATTTTGGATATCGGAAAAACACTGAGGTTTTAAAAGGAATACATCTTTCGATATATCCCGGAGACAAGATTGCTTTAATCGGTAAAAACGGCTGCGGAAAAACAACGCTGGGGAAAATCCTGTGCGGATTAAAAAAGGAACAGAACGGTACCTTTTTGTTGGACGGAAGAGCATTCCCTGCAAGGGTGCGCAGTAAGACCGCCGGTTACGTGATGCAAAATGTAGACTTTCAACTTTTCGGGTGCAGCGTATATGATGATTTACTGCTCGGTAACGAAGCACTGCCCGACAAAGAAAACCTAATACAAACAGTGCTTGAAAAGCTCAGTCTTTCGGCCTTGCAAGAACAACACCCGACAACACTGTCGATGGGACAAAAACAGCGCTTGGTAGTCGCCGCATCATTTTTGCAAAAGAAGCGGCTCACTATTTTTGACGAACCGACAAGCGGTTTGGATTACGGTAGTATGCAAAATGTCTGTGCGTTAATAGATTCGATAACGGGCAAGACAAACGCCTCCGTTATTATCACGCACGATTATGAATTCATTTTAAACACCTGCAATAGAGCGGTTCTTTTGGAAGACGGACGGATAGCCGAAGATTTTCAATTGAACGGCTCGATGCAGTTGGAATATATTTTTAAAGAGAGGTTATAA
- a CDS encoding energy-coupling factor transporter transmembrane protein EcfT produces the protein MKENKTAVDVRTLLFLDIVIMVFMLISGKAEVTLSSFIVAAAVPVITGLYGVWLCYTVLFAVLFSYYQLILHVHVPIFQSAIFSVIGILAFIVQRIIPFMLLGTVIQKHKNISEITMALERMRLPRGIILSIAVMFRYFPAIKDDFLVIIDAMKLKGLYTSKHAAMLHPIRTMEFIIVPMLFKSLKTAEELSCAALVKGIENTDKKTSYFDVKLRPVDAVFSLAAIIVLTASMYAKLF, from the coding sequence ATGAAAGAAAACAAAACCGCTGTTGATGTTAGAACTCTTCTTTTTTTAGACATAGTGATTATGGTTTTTATGCTGATTTCCGGAAAGGCGGAGGTAACGCTCAGCTCTTTTATCGTTGCGGCTGCGGTGCCGGTCATAACGGGATTATACGGTGTCTGGTTGTGCTACACTGTTTTGTTTGCAGTGCTTTTTTCCTATTATCAACTGATTTTGCATGTGCATGTTCCGATATTTCAATCCGCGATTTTTTCCGTTATCGGAATACTCGCTTTTATCGTGCAGCGGATTATTCCCTTTATGCTTTTGGGAACGGTAATTCAAAAGCATAAAAATATTTCGGAAATTACAATGGCGCTCGAACGTATGCGGCTGCCGCGAGGCATTATCCTCAGCATAGCGGTAATGTTCCGCTATTTTCCTGCAATAAAAGATGATTTTCTGGTTATTATCGATGCGATGAAACTGAAAGGTCTATACACCTCAAAACATGCAGCTATGCTCCATCCGATAAGGACGATGGAATTTATAATCGTGCCGATGTTGTTTAAAAGCCTAAAGACTGCGGAAGAGCTTTCCTGTGCAGCCTTGGTTAAGGGAATTGAAAACACCGATAAAAAAACATCGTACTTTGATGTCAAACTCCGGCCGGTAGATGCCGTGTTTTCGCTCGCTGCAATCATAGTGTTGACGGCAAGTATGTACGCAAAATTATTTTGA
- a CDS encoding ATP-binding cassette domain-containing protein — protein sequence MPRHVLCEYGLRAIHLDSIPVQGSPFIDSVSSAGVKQFTENRQNTEPVQNTLSVVNLSFGYGKTCLFHNLNYTFTSGQVYGIIGMNGTGKTTFAKILCGLIRQKKGTVIFSTKKLSAVKRKRLIYYLANNADSNLFGVSAIEELKLNAPFAELHAVQVLLDEYRLLEKAEAHPFSLSGGQKQRLTLAAAEMLDRGVFILDEPTSGLDAANMRIIAKRTAQLKQQGKIVIIISHDYEFLLASCDTILAMNKTGFTALCPKHDKEKILERMRGETAAN from the coding sequence TTGCCGCGACACGTTTTATGTGAATACGGCTTACGCGCAATTCACTTAGATAGCATACCTGTACAGGGATCGCCGTTTATCGATTCGGTTTCGTCTGCCGGAGTAAAACAATTCACAGAAAATCGGCAGAATACTGAACCTGTACAAAATACGCTTTCGGTTGTTAATCTTTCTTTCGGTTACGGTAAAACTTGTTTATTTCATAATTTGAATTATACATTTACAAGCGGACAGGTGTACGGAATTATCGGTATGAACGGCACCGGTAAAACAACTTTTGCAAAAATACTGTGCGGCCTTATAAGGCAAAAAAAGGGAACGGTTATCTTCAGCACAAAAAAACTGAGCGCGGTAAAACGGAAACGCTTGATATATTATCTTGCGAATAATGCCGATTCAAATCTTTTCGGAGTGTCCGCCATTGAAGAACTGAAATTGAATGCGCCGTTTGCAGAGCTGCACGCGGTACAAGTTCTTTTGGATGAATACCGGCTGCTTGAAAAAGCGGAGGCGCACCCTTTCAGTTTATCCGGCGGACAAAAACAGCGGCTCACCCTTGCAGCAGCCGAAATGCTGGATCGGGGCGTTTTCATTTTGGATGAACCGACAAGCGGCCTCGATGCAGCCAATATGCGGATTATTGCCAAGCGGACAGCGCAGCTCAAGCAACAGGGTAAAATAGTCATCATCATCTCCCATGATTATGAATTTTTACTGGCAAGCTGCGATACCATCCTTGCCATGAACAAAACCGGCTTTACTGCTTTGTGCCCTAAACACGACAAAGAGAAAATACTTGAACGGATGCGAGGAGAAACTGCCGCAAACTAA
- a CDS encoding ABC transporter ATP-binding protein, translating to MSKIELKNVSYRYMSSADNGQENSVDSVTLTINEGEAVAFIGTSGCGKTTLTRLINGLAFSFFNGKAEGALTIDGEDIQSKKIYEIGKKVGSVFQNPKSQFFASLVEDEIAFALENFGVERTEIGKRIKTALTAVNGEHLRGKNVFCLSSGERQKLAAASIYAFNQPVYVFDEPSANLDMQSIEALKQIMLDLKQTGKRSLFLNIGCII from the coding sequence ATGAGTAAAATCGAATTAAAAAATGTGAGCTACCGCTATATGTCCTCAGCAGATAACGGGCAAGAAAACAGTGTAGACTCCGTTACGCTTACAATCAATGAGGGGGAAGCGGTTGCTTTTATCGGTACTTCAGGCTGCGGGAAAACAACGCTTACGCGGCTTATCAACGGTCTCGCTTTTAGCTTTTTTAACGGCAAAGCGGAAGGCGCTCTTACCATAGACGGCGAAGATATACAAAGCAAAAAAATATATGAAATCGGCAAAAAAGTCGGCTCGGTATTCCAAAATCCGAAAAGTCAATTTTTCGCTTCGCTGGTAGAAGATGAAATTGCCTTTGCACTGGAAAATTTCGGTGTGGAACGGACGGAGATTGGAAAAAGAATAAAAACAGCTTTAACTGCCGTCAACGGGGAACACCTGCGGGGGAAAAATGTTTTTTGCCTTTCAAGCGGAGAGCGGCAAAAACTTGCAGCCGCTTCGATATATGCTTTTAACCAGCCGGTTTATGTGTTTGATGAGCCTTCAGCAAACCTCGATATGCAGAGCATTGAAGCCTTAAAACAAATTATGCTTGATTTAAAACAAACCGGAAAACGCTCATTGTTTCTGAACATCGGTTGTATTATCTGA
- a CDS encoding energy-coupling factor transporter transmembrane protein EcfT — translation MDFRTKLIVLSGTVFLSATVSKNTVFCMLISFLLLYIAFQKEWKTAVRCSLLLSLVFVLRLYSCGGFNTCRFSATLCAITKGIKADCNHLMRTTYLDACVGVVDSKGNGLGILIPEMFLFIITRMTAVFMSALPIVKTQPGELRAIFKKLNIHRNFHLPLIFMLRFFPTVKYEFREIIESLRLRGICSWKKPLTAVEYLFVPMIFSASKTAEELAAAAEVRGISAEGDHSSRRLIQFKKSDWLISIITALFCAILYYWEQLPV, via the coding sequence ATGGACTTCCGCACAAAATTGATTGTATTGTCAGGCACGGTATTCCTATCCGCAACAGTGTCGAAAAATACCGTGTTCTGCATGCTGATAAGTTTCCTGCTGCTTTATATCGCTTTTCAAAAAGAATGGAAAACGGCTGTCCGCTGTAGTCTCCTTTTAAGTCTTGTGTTTGTGCTGCGCCTTTATTCGTGCGGAGGGTTTAATACCTGCCGTTTCTCGGCAACGCTTTGCGCCATAACAAAGGGTATTAAAGCCGACTGCAACCACCTTATGAGAACAACATACCTCGACGCTTGCGTCGGGGTTGTTGATTCAAAAGGCAATGGACTCGGCATACTTATCCCTGAGATGTTTCTTTTTATCATTACCAGAATGACGGCGGTTTTTATGTCTGCTCTTCCGATTGTAAAAACACAACCCGGAGAATTGCGGGCAATTTTTAAAAAATTGAATATTCACCGAAACTTTCATCTGCCGCTCATTTTTATGCTGAGGTTTTTTCCTACCGTAAAATATGAGTTCCGCGAAATTATCGAATCCTTACGCTTGCGCGGTATTTGTTCGTGGAAAAAACCGCTGACCGCTGTGGAATATCTTTTTGTGCCGATGATTTTTTCAGCGTCGAAAACTGCCGAAGAACTTGCAGCTGCGGCCGAGGTGCGGGGAATATCAGCGGAAGGAGATCATTCTTCACGGAGGCTTATTCAATTTAAAAAAAGCGATTGGCTTATCTCTATCATTACCGCTCTCTTTTGTGCAATATTGTATTATTGGGAACAGCTGCCAGTATGA
- a CDS encoding MptD family putative ECF transporter S component, giving the protein MMDISKRLTVKDLATIGIFSALMIVVFIAFSIVTGASLFFNMIFNAVFTALILAPFFVYMTMKVGKPGVAFIYNSLHAAMAGVFMGPFMIPWFLAGGLLAEASMIGKDSYRNIKRITAAWIITSFTRAAHGMSEIWFFKDVFIKTGVSPEQVAVQTKYYTSLQWILISLIATIIAALIGCWLGNKLMAKHFKKAGLL; this is encoded by the coding sequence ATGATGGATATATCAAAAAGATTAACGGTAAAAGATTTGGCAACCATAGGGATTTTTTCTGCCTTGATGATAGTTGTCTTTATTGCATTTTCCATAGTCACGGGCGCATCGCTTTTTTTTAATATGATATTTAATGCCGTGTTTACCGCATTGATTTTAGCACCTTTTTTTGTCTACATGACAATGAAGGTAGGAAAACCCGGCGTTGCTTTTATTTACAATTCGCTCCATGCAGCTATGGCTGGTGTGTTTATGGGTCCCTTTATGATTCCGTGGTTTTTGGCCGGAGGACTATTGGCGGAAGCAAGCATGATCGGCAAAGACAGTTATCGGAACATAAAACGGATAACGGCGGCATGGATTATTACTTCGTTTACGCGAGCTGCTCACGGAATGAGTGAAATTTGGTTTTTCAAAGATGTCTTTATCAAAACGGGCGTGTCTCCCGAACAGGTCGCCGTTCAAACAAAGTATTACACTTCCCTGCAATGGATTTTGATTTCACTTATCGCCACCATTATTGCTGCACTTATCGGCTGTTGGCTGGGAAACAAGCTGATGGCAAAACACTTTAAAAAAGCAGGATTATTATAA